The genomic region CAGCAGCTTGTGGCTGGGCACTTCGGCGTCAGCCGGGTCGTCGCGCAGGGTGCGCAGGAACAGCTCGGACATGCGGGTGATCACAGCCGACAACCTTACTGACCGCGGTGCTTACCGCTCGCCCGCCCCGTGGTTACAACCCGGGTCAGAGCTCGCCCTGATCCAGGGCGTCCTTGAGCTCCTGCGCGTGCGCGACCTGCCGTGCGCTGTACCCGATGAACAGCGATGCGCAGCCGACGATCACCGCGACCGCCGCGACCCACAGCAGCCCGTAGGTGTAGCCCTGGTCGAGCGCGTTGATCTGCTCCGGGTTCATCTCGCTGACCGGGCCGGTGGTGCCGCCCAGGTACAGCGTGCGCGACGTGATCACGGCCTGGATCACCGCGAGCACGACCGGGCCGCCGAGGTTCTGCAGCATCAGCGCGATCGCCGACACCGGGCCGATCTGGTCGAAGCCGACGCCCGCGATGGCGGACAGCATCAGCGGGACGACGATCATGCCGATGCCGACACCGCCGATGGTGATGGGCAGCACCAGGTTCGGGAAGTACGGGATGTCGGCGTTCAGGGTCGAGCCGTAGATCATCGCGCCGAGCACCAGCACACCGCCGGCGATCACCAGCAGCCGCGGCGGGAACATCTGCACCAGCTGCGAGGACAACCCGAGGCCGATGCCGAGCGCGATCACGAACGGGATGAACCCGACACCGGCGCGCAGCGGGCTGTAGCCCATGATGTCCTGCACGTACAGGCCGATCAGCACGGTCAGCGTGAACATCACGCCGCCGGCCAGGAAGATCGACACGAACGTCGCGACCCGGTTGCGGTCCTTGAACAGGTCGAACGGCATCACCGGGTTGGCGGCGGTGCGCTCGACGTAGAGGAAGGCCAGCAGCGCCGCTCCGGCGACGAGGCCCGAGCCCAGCGTCATCGGCGACAGCCAGCCCTGCTCCGGGCCCATCGAGAAGCCGAACACCGCGGCGGTGCAGCCCAGCGTCGCCAGCAGCGCGCCTGTGGCGTCGAGCTTGAGCCGCTCACGATGGGTCTCGCGCAGCGTGTTGTTGGCCAGCGCGATCATCACCAGACCGATCGGGACGTTGATGAGGAACGCCCAGCGCCACGACACCTCGGTCAGCGCGCCGCCGACGATCAGGCCCATCACCGA from Mycolicibacterium phlei harbors:
- a CDS encoding MFS transporter, which encodes MTALPDAERAAMRRAARNRAKRSLSTELDQAGGERSGRYPQWLPSRRFISAVIAIGGMQLLATMDSTVAIVALPQIQDELSLSDAGRSWVITAYVLTFGGLMLLGGRLGDTIGRKRTFLVGVALFTIASVLCGLAWNEATLVIARLLQGVGAAIASPTALALIATTFPKGPARNAATAIFAAMTGVGSVMGLIVGGALTEVSWRWAFLINVPIGLVMIALANNTLRETHRERLKLDATGALLATLGCTAAVFGFSMGPEQGWLSPMTLGSGLVAGAALLAFLYVERTAANPVMPFDLFKDRNRVATFVSIFLAGGVMFTLTVLIGLYVQDIMGYSPLRAGVGFIPFVIALGIGLGLSSQLVQMFPPRLLVIAGGVLVLGAMIYGSTLNADIPYFPNLVLPITIGGVGIGMIVVPLMLSAIAGVGFDQIGPVSAIALMLQNLGGPVVLAVIQAVITSRTLYLGGTTGPVSEMNPEQINALDQGYTYGLLWVAAVAVIVGCASLFIGYSARQVAHAQELKDALDQGEL